A region from the Candidatus Tenderia electrophaga genome encodes:
- a CDS encoding C4-dicarboxylate ABC transporter, producing the protein MLVTLLLIGLALIGTPLYIIIAASALYGFYTADIDLSVVAIEFYRLAEIPILLAIPLFTFTGYLLSESGAPQRLVRLTEALLGWMPGGLAIVCLCACALFTAFTGASGVAIVALGALLYPALMQAGYRENFNLGLITSAGSLGVLFAPSLPLILYGVISQQLGIGTAFSIDELFLAGILPGILMIVILSGWSIWQGRRLPVIPYSNPALLVAIKESKWEIPLPFIVLGGIYSGYFAVSEAAAVTVAYVFIVEVLVNRDIKFSQLPAIMHESMVLIGAILVILGVSMASTNYMIDAEVPTRIFDSIQSHVDDPLTFLLLLNIFLLLLGTMLDIFSAIVIMVPIIMPIALQYGIHPLHLGIIFLANMQIGYFTPPVGMNLFIASHRFNKSVLQLYRATLPFFVLLLLAVLMITYIPALSLTLPEMLER; encoded by the coding sequence ATCCTGGTCACCCTACTCCTGATTGGTCTGGCATTGATCGGCACTCCACTGTATATCATCATCGCTGCCTCGGCCCTGTATGGTTTCTATACGGCCGACATTGATCTGTCCGTGGTGGCTATTGAGTTTTACCGGCTGGCGGAGATCCCTATCCTACTGGCCATCCCCTTGTTTACCTTTACCGGCTATTTGCTCAGCGAAAGCGGCGCACCGCAACGCCTGGTACGCCTCACCGAGGCGCTGCTGGGCTGGATGCCGGGCGGCCTGGCCATCGTCTGTCTCTGCGCCTGCGCCCTGTTCACCGCCTTTACCGGTGCCTCGGGGGTGGCCATCGTAGCCCTCGGCGCGCTGCTGTATCCCGCCCTCATGCAGGCCGGTTATCGCGAGAATTTCAATCTCGGCCTGATCACCAGTGCCGGCAGTCTGGGCGTGTTGTTCGCCCCGTCGCTGCCCTTAATCCTATATGGGGTGATTTCACAGCAACTGGGCATCGGCACGGCCTTCAGCATTGACGAACTGTTTCTGGCCGGCATCTTACCGGGGATTCTGATGATTGTGATTCTGTCGGGCTGGAGTATCTGGCAGGGCCGTCGGCTGCCCGTGATCCCCTATTCCAACCCGGCCCTACTGGTGGCGATCAAGGAATCGAAATGGGAGATCCCCCTGCCCTTCATCGTGCTCGGCGGCATCTACAGCGGCTATTTTGCCGTCTCCGAGGCGGCGGCGGTCACGGTGGCCTATGTCTTCATTGTCGAAGTGTTGGTCAACCGCGACATCAAATTCAGCCAACTGCCCGCCATCATGCACGAGTCGATGGTATTGATCGGCGCCATTCTGGTCATCCTGGGCGTGTCCATGGCCTCCACCAACTACATGATCGACGCCGAGGTGCCGACGCGAATCTTCGACAGCATCCAGTCCCATGTGGATGACCCGCTGACCTTTCTGTTGCTGCTGAATATCTTTCTGCTGCTGCTGGGCACCATGCTCGATATCTTCTCCGCCATCGTCATCATGGTACCCATCATCATGCCCATCGCCCTGCAGTACGGCATACATCCGCTGCACCTTGGCATTATCTTTCTGGCGAATATGCAGATCGGCTATTTCACCCCACCGGTGGGCATGAATCTGTTTATCGCCAGTCATCGCTTCAATAAATCGGTGCTGCAGCTTTACCGGGCGACTCTGCCGTTCTTTGTATTGCTATTGCTGGCCGTATTGATGATTACCTATATCCCGGCGCTGTCACTGACACTGCCGGAAATGCTGGAACGATAA
- a CDS encoding C4-dicarboxylate ABC transporter permease produces MHHKLLRLIHLLEDGLLIVTLGTMILLALSQIILRNLFDTGIEWTDPLLRVLVLWLGLLGAIAATRQNRHITIDVVSRLLPLNGQRITSVISNLFSAAVCAVISYYAARFVMMEYEDGLTAFADVPAWLCESIIPLGFGLMALRFLINTGGVIKRGPPAATKPLS; encoded by the coding sequence ATGCACCACAAGCTTCTCCGCCTGATTCACCTGCTCGAAGACGGGCTGCTGATCGTCACCCTGGGCACCATGATCCTACTCGCCCTGAGCCAGATCATTCTGCGCAATCTGTTTGACACCGGCATTGAATGGACCGACCCGCTGCTACGTGTGCTGGTGTTGTGGCTCGGCCTGCTCGGCGCCATCGCTGCGACGCGGCAGAATCGTCATATCACCATCGATGTAGTCTCGCGCCTGCTGCCGCTTAACGGTCAAAGGATCACGAGCGTCATCAGCAATCTGTTCAGCGCCGCGGTCTGCGCCGTCATCAGCTATTACGCCGCCCGCTTCGTAATGATGGAATATGAAGACGGGCTTACCGCCTTTGCCGACGTCCCGGCCTGGCTGTGCGAAAGCATCATCCCCTTGGGCTTCGGTTTGATGGCGCTGCGCTTTCTTATCAATACCGGCGGCGTCATCAAACGCGGACCGCCTGCCGCCACCAAGCCGCTGAGTTGA
- a CDS encoding C4-dicarboxylate ABC transporter produces MLKHLAWMLCLFTLTVIPAQAKTFKIATVVPDGTRWMEELKQAADEIKQRTDGRVKFRFYPGGVMGNDKSVLRKIKIGQLHGGAITGGGLQNIYPDSQVYSLPLLFRSHAEVDYVRGHLDPFIIDQLYQNGYVSFGLSEGGFAYLMSEYPLDTVDKLRTLKVWSPEGDPISRAAFEAIGISPVSLPLTDVLTGLQTGLIDTVAASPIGAIALQWHTKVDYLNRTPLMYLYGTLIVDRKDFEKLSTADQRIVRAVMSAAFAKLDKINRADNEQAFQALKQQGIKFVSIGHASESEWTDAVKQATDELIRAGVVSEAITQRISEHLNDFRSRAQ; encoded by the coding sequence ATGTTGAAACATCTGGCATGGATGCTATGCCTGTTTACGCTAACCGTGATCCCGGCACAGGCGAAAACATTCAAAATCGCCACCGTGGTTCCCGACGGTACGCGCTGGATGGAAGAGCTAAAACAGGCAGCCGATGAGATCAAACAACGCACCGACGGCCGAGTCAAATTCCGTTTCTATCCCGGCGGCGTCATGGGCAATGACAAGAGCGTGCTGAGAAAGATCAAAATCGGTCAACTGCACGGCGGTGCCATCACCGGTGGCGGCCTGCAAAATATATACCCCGATTCCCAGGTCTACAGCCTGCCGCTGCTGTTTCGCTCCCACGCCGAAGTGGATTATGTGCGTGGCCACCTGGATCCGTTCATCATCGATCAGCTGTACCAAAACGGGTATGTCAGCTTTGGCCTGAGTGAAGGCGGTTTTGCCTATCTGATGTCCGAATACCCCCTGGATACAGTCGACAAGCTGAGGACCCTGAAGGTATGGTCACCCGAGGGCGACCCCATCAGTCGCGCCGCCTTCGAGGCCATCGGCATCAGTCCCGTCTCTTTGCCGCTTACCGATGTGCTCACCGGCCTGCAGACAGGCCTGATCGACACCGTGGCCGCCTCCCCCATCGGCGCCATCGCCCTGCAATGGCACACCAAGGTGGATTACTTGAACCGTACACCGCTGATGTATCTCTACGGCACCCTGATTGTGGATCGTAAGGACTTCGAGAAGCTGAGCACAGCAGACCAGCGCATCGTCCGAGCCGTGATGTCCGCGGCCTTCGCCAAGTTGGACAAGATCAATCGTGCAGACAATGAGCAGGCCTTCCAGGCGCTCAAACAACAGGGCATCAAGTTCGTCTCCATTGGACACGCCTCAGAATCGGAATGGACGGACGCAGTGAAACAGGCCACCGACGAATTGATCCGCGCAGGTGTGGTCAGCGAGGCGATTACGCAACGGATTAGTGAACATCTAAATGACTTCCGCAGCCGCGCACAATAA
- a CDS encoding cupin, producing the protein MSLLKVFSADQAQLIESIENHDRIATRLRDAGVLFERWQASQPLDHDASQEAIIEAYRPAVDRLMQEYGFQSVDVIALGPDHPDRVALRQKFLDEHVHSEFEVRFFVDGQGLFYIHQGDKVYAVLCQQGDLISVPANTKHWFDMGAAPSLKCIRLFTSTEGWVAQYTGDKIAAQFPRVEQFTA; encoded by the coding sequence ATGAGTCTGTTAAAAGTATTTTCCGCCGATCAGGCGCAATTGATAGAATCCATTGAAAATCACGACCGTATTGCGACCCGCCTGCGCGACGCCGGGGTGCTGTTCGAGCGCTGGCAGGCGAGCCAGCCGCTGGACCATGATGCGAGCCAGGAGGCGATCATCGAGGCCTATCGCCCTGCGGTGGATCGCTTGATGCAGGAGTATGGTTTTCAATCGGTGGATGTCATCGCCCTGGGGCCTGATCATCCGGACCGTGTCGCCCTGCGGCAGAAGTTCCTGGATGAACACGTTCATAGTGAATTCGAGGTGCGCTTCTTCGTCGACGGCCAAGGCCTGTTCTATATCCATCAGGGCGATAAGGTCTACGCCGTGTTGTGCCAACAGGGCGACCTCATCAGCGTGCCGGCCAACACCAAGCATTGGTTCGATATGGGGGCGGCGCCGTCGCTTAAGTGCATTCGCCTGTTCACCAGCACCGAAGGTTGGGTGGCGCAATACACGGGCGATAAGATCGCCGCTCAGTTTCCCCGCGTTGAACAATTCACCGCATGA
- a CDS encoding haloacid dehalogenase, translating to MIKAVVTDIEGTTSSLSFVKDVLFPYAREHMAEFVRRHAHEPEVKAQLEEVRHAVGKDLDLDGIIRRLVQWIEEDQKITPLKTLQGMIWEAGYRDGAFTGHVYADAADRLRQWHAQGIRLYAFSSGSVRAQQLIFGYSDYGDLTPLFDGYFDTRIGAKREVEAYRHIIGAIGCAAPEILFLSDIVEELQASKLAGMQAVQVRRAGQTPWPGCIQAADFSEIDLAKL from the coding sequence ATGATTAAGGCGGTCGTTACCGATATCGAGGGAACCACGTCGTCGCTTTCGTTCGTGAAGGATGTGTTGTTCCCCTATGCCCGCGAACACATGGCCGAGTTCGTGCGGCGCCACGCCCATGAGCCCGAGGTCAAGGCGCAGTTGGAGGAGGTGCGCCACGCGGTCGGCAAGGATTTGGACCTGGACGGGATCATCCGCCGACTGGTCCAATGGATCGAGGAAGATCAAAAGATAACGCCGCTCAAGACTCTGCAGGGCATGATTTGGGAGGCGGGTTACCGCGACGGCGCCTTTACCGGCCACGTCTATGCCGATGCGGCCGACAGGCTGCGTCAGTGGCACGCGCAGGGCATTCGCCTCTACGCGTTTTCCTCCGGCTCGGTGCGCGCGCAACAGCTGATTTTCGGCTATAGCGATTACGGTGATCTGACCCCGCTGTTCGACGGCTATTTCGACACCCGCATCGGCGCCAAGCGTGAGGTTGAGGCCTATCGCCATATTATCGGCGCCATCGGCTGTGCGGCGCCGGAGATCCTGTTCCTGTCCGATATCGTCGAGGAGTTGCAGGCGTCGAAGCTGGCGGGTATGCAGGCGGTACAAGTGCGGCGCGCTGGGCAGACGCCCTGGCCGGGCTGTATTCAGGCCGCCGATTTCAGCGAGATCGATCTCGCCAAGCTGTAG
- a CDS encoding alkyl hydroperoxide reductase gives MARTESTMLELGTRAPDFSLPDTQGKQVSLKDFADAKGLLVVFMCNHCPYVIHVRDALVEFAKEYQPQGLAVVGINSNDAVNYPDDSPEKMAEAAAEHGFSFPYLYDESQAVAKAYKAACTPDFFLFDSEQKLFYRGQFDDSRPRNDVPVSGVDLRAAVDALLNDEASPEEQKPSLGCNIKWKEGNEPDYYG, from the coding sequence ATGGCACGTACCGAATCAACCATGCTGGAACTGGGCACCCGGGCCCCTGATTTTTCCCTGCCGGACACCCAAGGCAAACAGGTCAGCCTGAAGGATTTCGCCGACGCCAAAGGGCTGCTGGTGGTGTTTATGTGTAATCACTGCCCCTATGTCATCCACGTCCGCGACGCCCTGGTGGAATTCGCCAAGGAGTACCAACCCCAGGGCCTGGCGGTGGTGGGCATCAACAGTAACGACGCCGTCAACTATCCCGACGACAGTCCAGAAAAGATGGCCGAGGCGGCCGCCGAACACGGCTTTAGCTTTCCCTATCTGTACGACGAAAGCCAGGCAGTGGCCAAGGCCTACAAAGCCGCCTGCACGCCTGATTTTTTCTTGTTCGACAGTGAGCAAAAGCTGTTCTATCGCGGCCAATTCGACGACAGCCGACCGCGCAACGACGTGCCGGTGAGCGGCGTGGACCTGCGCGCGGCGGTAGATGCCCTGCTCAACGATGAGGCGTCCCCGGAGGAGCAAAAACCCAGCCTGGGCTGCAATATCAAATGGAAAGAAGGCAACGAGCCGGACTATTACGGCTGA
- a CDS encoding lytic transglycosylase — translation MWQGLTRVFLFVLVCGSAMANQQSFEQWRDEVRQEALEQGISPQTFERAFRDVAPIPRIVELDRKQPEFTLTLEEYVSRVVPQRRISLGKKKLAENRALLEQVAAEYGVQPRFLVAFWGIETDFGRLTGGFSVIAALTTLAYDGRRAEFFRDQLLDALQILEQGHIEPDQMTGSWAGAMGQAQFMPSTFRAYAVDFDGDNKIDLWRSKADVFASAANYLAEVGWDNDQTWGREVKLPEGFDTSLLGLETKKPLDEWDKLGVRRLSGNNLPDRNLMASLVQPDEGKFVRTYLVYDNYRAILDWNRSHKFAVAVGTLADAIGR, via the coding sequence ATGTGGCAGGGATTGACGCGGGTGTTTTTGTTTGTGCTGGTGTGCGGCAGCGCCATGGCTAACCAGCAGAGCTTCGAGCAATGGCGCGACGAAGTCAGGCAGGAGGCGCTGGAACAAGGCATCTCGCCCCAGACCTTCGAACGCGCCTTTCGGGACGTGGCGCCCATTCCCCGCATTGTCGAGCTGGACCGCAAGCAGCCCGAATTCACCCTGACCCTGGAAGAATACGTCAGCCGGGTGGTGCCCCAGCGGCGCATCTCCCTGGGCAAGAAAAAGCTGGCCGAGAATCGCGCGTTGCTGGAGCAGGTGGCCGCCGAATACGGGGTGCAACCCCGATTCCTGGTAGCCTTCTGGGGCATCGAGACCGACTTCGGCCGTCTCACCGGCGGCTTTTCCGTCATCGCCGCGCTGACCACCTTGGCCTATGACGGCCGCCGCGCTGAATTTTTCCGCGACCAGCTGCTGGACGCCCTGCAGATTCTGGAGCAGGGCCACATCGAGCCCGACCAGATGACAGGTTCCTGGGCCGGCGCTATGGGGCAGGCCCAGTTCATGCCGTCCACCTTCCGTGCCTATGCGGTGGATTTCGATGGGGACAACAAGATTGATCTGTGGCGCTCCAAGGCCGACGTCTTCGCGTCGGCGGCCAATTATTTGGCCGAAGTGGGCTGGGATAATGATCAAACCTGGGGGCGTGAGGTCAAACTGCCTGAGGGATTTGATACCTCCCTGCTCGGTCTGGAGACCAAAAAACCTCTCGACGAATGGGACAAGCTTGGGGTGCGCCGGCTGTCGGGCAACAATTTACCTGACCGCAATCTGATGGCCTCCCTGGTGCAGCCGGATGAGGGCAAGTTTGTACGCACCTACCTGGTCTATGACAATTACCGCGCCATTCTGGACTGGAATCGGTCGCATAAATTCGCCGTCGCCGTCGGCACCCTCGCCGACGCCATCGGCCGCTAG
- the pepN gene encoding aminopeptidase N, with protein sequence MNQHTPETVYLKDYHPTPFSVDAIKLHVNLGEEQTVVTSNLTLQRRGDGTHPLRLDGQDLELLRIELNGKQLSDAEYEIGAESLTLMLDLPDRFELEIQTAIQPHLNTSLEGLYQSSGNFCTQCEAEGFRKITYFYDRPDVMTLFTTTIEADKEKYPVLLSNGNAVARGELGKGRHWVTWEDPFKKPSYLFALVAGRLACIEDNFTTKSGREVTLQIFVEAHNADKCDHAMASLKRAMKWDEEVFGREYDLDIYMIVAVDDFNMGAMENKGLNVFNSKYVLARQDTATDTDFVNIESVIGHEYFHNWSGNRVTCRDWFQLSLKEGFTVFRDQQFTADMFSATVKRIDDVNRLRSYQFIEDAGPMAHPVRPESYVEINNFYTLTVYEKGAEVVRMIYNLLGREAFRKGTDLYFERHDGQAVTTDDFVQAMEDVSGIDLAQFKRWYSQAGTPVLACESAYDADAKTFTLKVEQSCPPTPGQEVKELFHIPLTVGLLDPTGRPVPLKLQGEAALGQDAVLHVKQAQERFVFTDVAQRPVPSLLRHFSAPVKLRHDYRVDELAFLMSKDTDEFNRWDAGQRLGLRLILQLVEQLQRGEQADSGKLVEVYGPYSAAFASLLQEQGGDLNFRAAALQLPSENYIGASMAVIDPGAIFEARWALRRALAREHEALLWQVFGRNAEDGEFYIDAAAIGRRALKNSCLAYLATLEDEQVIHTAQAQAGNANNMTDVMAALRNLMDIDCPERLEAIDRFYGKWQDDALVVDKWLTLQAVSRLPDTLDHVKGLMQHAAFSIKNPNKVRALIGGFVSGNAYRFHQADGAGYAFLADQVTMLDRLNPQVAARLVAPLIQWRRYDQRRQVLMQQELHRIMAEPELSKDVFEVVSKGLA encoded by the coding sequence ATGAATCAGCACACACCTGAAACCGTTTATTTGAAGGATTATCATCCGACGCCGTTTAGCGTCGACGCGATAAAGTTGCACGTCAATCTGGGCGAGGAACAGACCGTGGTCACATCTAATTTGACATTGCAGCGCCGCGGCGACGGCACACACCCCCTGCGCCTGGACGGTCAAGACCTGGAGCTGCTGCGCATTGAACTGAATGGCAAACAGCTGTCCGATGCCGAGTATGAGATTGGCGCGGAATCGCTCACCTTGATGCTTGATCTGCCCGACCGCTTTGAGTTGGAAATCCAGACCGCCATTCAGCCCCATCTCAACACCTCCCTGGAAGGCCTGTACCAATCCAGCGGCAATTTCTGCACCCAATGCGAGGCCGAAGGCTTTCGCAAGATCACTTATTTCTACGACCGCCCCGACGTGATGACCCTGTTCACCACCACCATCGAGGCGGATAAGGAAAAATACCCCGTGCTGCTCAGCAACGGCAACGCGGTCGCGCGCGGCGAACTGGGCAAGGGACGCCACTGGGTCACCTGGGAAGACCCCTTCAAAAAGCCCAGCTATCTGTTCGCCCTGGTGGCCGGCCGGCTGGCGTGTATCGAGGATAACTTCACAACCAAATCCGGCCGCGAGGTGACGTTGCAGATCTTCGTCGAGGCCCACAATGCCGATAAATGCGATCACGCCATGGCCTCGCTCAAGCGCGCCATGAAATGGGACGAGGAGGTCTTCGGTCGCGAATATGATCTGGATATCTACATGATCGTGGCGGTGGACGACTTCAACATGGGCGCCATGGAGAACAAGGGGCTCAATGTTTTCAACTCCAAATACGTGTTGGCGCGGCAGGACACAGCCACCGATACCGACTTCGTCAACATCGAGAGCGTCATCGGCCACGAGTATTTCCACAACTGGTCGGGCAACCGCGTCACCTGCCGCGACTGGTTTCAGCTCAGCCTGAAGGAAGGCTTTACGGTCTTCCGCGACCAGCAGTTCACCGCCGACATGTTTTCCGCCACGGTAAAACGCATCGATGACGTCAATCGGCTGCGCAGTTACCAGTTCATCGAGGACGCCGGCCCCATGGCTCATCCGGTGCGCCCCGAGTCCTATGTGGAGATCAACAATTTCTATACCCTGACGGTCTATGAAAAGGGCGCCGAGGTGGTGCGCATGATCTACAATCTGCTGGGCCGCGAGGCCTTCCGCAAGGGCACGGATCTGTATTTTGAGCGCCACGACGGTCAGGCCGTGACGACAGATGATTTCGTACAGGCCATGGAGGATGTCAGCGGCATCGATCTGGCCCAGTTCAAACGTTGGTACAGTCAGGCGGGCACGCCGGTGCTGGCGTGCGAGTCTGCGTACGATGCCGACGCCAAGACCTTTACCCTGAAGGTGGAGCAGAGCTGTCCGCCCACGCCGGGACAGGAGGTCAAAGAGCTGTTTCATATTCCCTTGACTGTCGGCTTGCTGGATCCGACGGGGCGCCCCGTGCCACTCAAACTGCAGGGGGAGGCGGCCCTGGGCCAGGATGCTGTGCTGCATGTGAAACAGGCGCAGGAACGTTTCGTCTTCACGGATGTTGCGCAGCGCCCGGTGCCTTCGCTGCTGCGCCATTTCTCCGCGCCGGTCAAGTTACGCCATGACTACCGCGTCGACGAGCTCGCCTTTTTGATGTCCAAGGACACGGATGAGTTCAATCGCTGGGATGCCGGCCAGCGGCTCGGACTGAGATTGATCCTGCAACTGGTGGAACAACTTCAGCGCGGCGAGCAAGCGGATAGCGGCAAACTGGTCGAGGTCTATGGGCCCTACTCGGCCGCTTTCGCCAGCCTGTTGCAGGAGCAGGGCGGTGATCTCAACTTCCGCGCCGCGGCCCTGCAGCTGCCGAGTGAAAACTACATCGGCGCGAGCATGGCGGTGATCGATCCCGGCGCCATCTTCGAGGCGCGCTGGGCCCTGCGCCGGGCCCTGGCGCGCGAGCATGAAGCCTTGCTGTGGCAGGTCTTCGGCCGCAACGCCGAGGACGGCGAGTTCTATATCGATGCGGCGGCCATCGGCCGGCGCGCCCTCAAGAACAGTTGCCTGGCCTATCTCGCCACCCTGGAAGACGAGCAGGTGATCCACACCGCCCAGGCCCAGGCCGGCAATGCCAACAACATGACCGACGTGATGGCCGCCCTGCGCAATCTGATGGATATCGATTGCCCTGAACGCCTCGAGGCCATTGACCGTTTCTACGGCAAATGGCAAGACGACGCCCTGGTGGTGGACAAGTGGCTCACCCTGCAGGCGGTGTCACGCCTGCCCGATACCCTGGACCATGTCAAAGGACTGATGCAGCACGCCGCCTTTAGCATCAAGAATCCCAACAAGGTACGCGCCTTGATCGGCGGCTTCGTCTCCGGCAACGCCTATCGCTTCCATCAGGCCGACGGCGCCGGCTATGCCTTCCTCGCCGATCAGGTGACCATGTTGGACCGGCTCAATCCTCAGGTGGCGGCACGACTGGTGGCGCCGCTGATTCAGTGGCGGCGTTATGACCAGCGTCGTCAGGTACTGATGCAACAGGAGTTACACCGCATCATGGCCGAACCCGAGTTGTCCAAGGATGTGTTTGAAGTGGTCTCGAAAGGATTGGCCTAA
- a CDS encoding MATE family efflux transporter — protein sequence MILSNLTIPVLGMVDTAVMGHLGEPHYLGAVAIGALIFSFIYWAFGFLRMGTTGQIAQAHGRDNQDETRAGFARAAALALCLALLVIVVQTPVHWLAMSLLDASAEVEHYAGEYFFVRIWSAPATLLNYVLIGWFLGMQNARGPLYLLLVINITNILLDLWFVWGLGMDVDGVALASVIAEYLGVGVGLWLVARELKKYPGRWRAQEILNLGQVRRMLVLNHNIFIRTLCLIFSFAFFTAQGAKFGDVVLAANAILLNFQTFMAYGLDGFAHAAEALVGRAVGRRDRVQLRRAIETAGLWSVGVALGFVLLYAAFGEVLINVLTDLEAVRDSAYEFLPWLVIAPALSVWSYLFDGIFIGATRSAEMRNTMLIATFLCYLPAWYALQPFGNHGLWAALMVFMVARGVTMAISFHMMKRRGVLLD from the coding sequence ATGATTCTTTCCAATCTCACCATTCCGGTGCTGGGCATGGTGGATACGGCGGTGATGGGCCATCTCGGCGAGCCGCACTATCTGGGCGCCGTGGCCATCGGCGCCTTGATCTTCTCGTTCATCTACTGGGCTTTCGGCTTTTTGCGCATGGGCACGACGGGGCAGATCGCCCAGGCCCATGGCCGCGATAACCAGGATGAGACGCGCGCCGGCTTTGCGCGCGCCGCGGCGCTGGCCTTGTGTCTGGCACTGTTGGTCATTGTCGTGCAGACGCCGGTGCATTGGCTGGCCATGAGCTTGCTCGATGCCAGTGCCGAGGTCGAGCACTACGCCGGCGAATATTTTTTTGTGCGTATCTGGAGCGCGCCAGCGACCTTGCTCAACTACGTCCTGATCGGCTGGTTCCTCGGCATGCAGAATGCGCGCGGGCCCTTGTATCTGCTGCTGGTGATCAATATCACCAACATCCTGCTCGACCTGTGGTTCGTGTGGGGCCTGGGGATGGACGTGGACGGCGTGGCGCTGGCCTCGGTGATCGCCGAATATCTCGGGGTGGGTGTGGGCTTGTGGCTGGTGGCGCGGGAGTTAAAAAAATATCCCGGTCGCTGGCGGGCGCAGGAAATTTTGAACCTCGGCCAAGTGCGGCGCATGCTGGTGCTGAATCACAACATCTTCATCCGCACCCTGTGTCTGATTTTCAGTTTCGCCTTTTTTACCGCCCAGGGCGCCAAGTTCGGTGATGTGGTACTGGCCGCCAATGCAATATTGCTGAACTTTCAGACTTTCATGGCCTATGGCCTGGATGGCTTCGCCCACGCCGCAGAGGCATTGGTGGGCAGGGCGGTGGGTCGTCGCGATCGCGTGCAACTCAGGCGTGCGATTGAGACCGCCGGGCTGTGGTCCGTGGGGGTGGCGCTGGGGTTTGTGCTGCTGTATGCCGCTTTCGGTGAGGTGCTGATTAACGTGCTCACCGATCTCGAAGCCGTGCGCGATAGCGCCTACGAGTTCCTGCCGTGGTTGGTGATCGCGCCGGCCCTGTCGGTATGGAGTTATCTCTTCGACGGTATCTTCATCGGTGCCACCCGCTCCGCCGAGATGCGCAATACCATGCTGATAGCCACGTTTCTGTGTTATCTGCCCGCCTGGTATGCGCTCCAGCCCTTCGGTAACCACGGCCTGTGGGCGGCGCTGATGGTGTTTATGGTCGCCCGCGGTGTGACCATGGCCATCAGTTTTCATATGATGAAAAGGCGCGGCGTGCTCTTAGATTAA